A region of the uncultured Bacteroides sp. genome:
TATTTACCATTGCAACCTTGATAATATCGGCAGCGCTTCCCTGAATAGGAGCATTGATTGCATTTCTCTCGGCATATCCACGGACAACTGCATTCCTTGAATTGATATCTTGAAGGTATCTTTTTCTATGGAATATAGTCTCAACATAACCATTCTTTTTGGCTACTTCAATACTTTTATCCATGTATTCTTTTACTTTTGGGTAGGTCTCAAAGTAACCATCAATCAGCTCTTTGGCTTCTTTCCTGTCTACCGCCATTCTTTCCGCCAGTCCGAATACTGATATCCCGTATATGATACCAAAGTTTGCCGTTTTTGCTTTGCGGCGCATATCCTTTGTTACCTCAGAAATATCTATCTTATAGACCTTTGCAGCGGTTGCCGCATGAATATCATAGCCGGAAAGAAAGGCATCTATCATGTTTTTGTCCTCACTTAGATGAGCCATAATTCTCAGTTCAATCTGGGAGTAATCGGCAGAGAAGAAGGTGCATCCTTCATCCGGAATAAATGCTTTACGAATCTCTTTTCCGTCTTCATCGCGGATTGGTATGTTCTGCAAGTTTGGATTGCTGGAACTTAGTCGGCCGGTTGCAGTAACTGTCTGGTTAAATGATGTATGTATCTTTCCCGACTGAGGATTTATCAGTTGAGGAAGCGAGTCAATGTAAGTGCTCAACAGCTTTTTTAATCCGCGATATTCCAGAATTTTTTCAACAACAGGGTGTTTAGTGCGTAAGCTTTCAAGTACATCTTCCGAAGTAGAGTACTGCCCTGTTTTGGTTTTCTTCGCCTTTTCCACCACCTTCAGTTTTTCGAAGAGTACTTCGCCCACTTGTTTTGGTGAACTGATATTGAATTCCATGCCGGCCAATGAGAAAATGTCTTTCTCTATTTCGTTCATTCTGGCAGTGAAATCCTCAGATGTTTGTTTAAGTGCTTCGAGATCTAACTTCATTCCATTTCGTTCAATGTAAGCAAGAAGAACAAGCGGCATCTCTATATTATAGAACAAATCTTCAATACCATTTTCTTTTAATTCCTTCTCAAGAATATTTTTCAGCTTCAGAGTAACATCGGCATCTTCACAAGCATACTTGTAAACTTTCTCGGGGGAGAGGTCGCGCATGTTAAGTTGATTTTTTCCTTTTGCACCAATTAGCTCATCAATGTGAATTGTTTGGTAGTTGAGGTAAATCTCGGCAAGGTAATCCATCCCGTGCCTAAGCTCGGGTTGAAGAACGTAGTGCGCCACCATGGTATCGAAAAGTTTTCCTTTTACTTCGATGCCATAATTTTGGAGAACCAGCATATCGTACTTGATATTTTGGCCAACCTTGAGTGATTTCTCATTTTCAAAGACTGGGCGTAATTCATTAACAATTTTTAGTGCTTCCTCTCGTTGGGGAGGCACCGGAATGTAATACGCCTGGTTTTCGGCCACGCTGAAGCTCATCCCCACCAATTCTGCACTGATTGGATCGGTTCCGGTGGTTTCCGTGTCTAGACTGATGATGTTGTGTGTCATCATATTTTGAATAAAAATACGCCTTTTTTCTTCATTATCAATCAGTTGGTAGTCATAATCAAGTGTTTCTAACCCTGTGAGATTTGAGTATTTTTCCTCAACTTGTCCATCGGGCGTGAAAATTGCAAAGAGATCGCCTTGCTGAGGAATCACTTTTACCTGTTTTTTCTCCGTTTTAAAAATTCGCTCCATCAAGTTACGAAATTCCAAATCTTCGAAAATTTTCCTCAGTTCTTCCTCGTTCGGTTCTTCACGAACAAGTTCATCCATTTTCAATTCAATAGGAACATCAATTTTGATGGTCGCCAAAAATTTTGAGAAAGTGATCATCTCCTTGTTGGTTTCCACTTTTGTTTTCAGTGCACCTTTCAATTGCTCGGTATGCTCAAGCAAATTTTCTATACTGCCAAATTCGGCAATTAATTTTAGAGCTGTTTTTTCTCCTACACCCGGACAGCCAGGAATGTTATCCGAAGCATCACCCATGAGACCAAGCATGTCAATAACCTGAGCAGGGGAGGAGATGTCATATTTAGCTTTCACCTGTTCCACTCCCAAAACTTCGAATTCTTTGTCTCCGTATTTGGGGCGGTACATAAAAACATTATCACTTACCAACTGTCCGTAATCTTTATCGGGAGTCATCATGTAAGTTGTGATTCCTTGTTTGCCGGCTTCAGTGGCAAGGGTGCCAATTACATCATCGGCTTCGTAACCTGAAACCTCAAGAATAGGTATGCGGTATGCACGAATAATGTCCTTTATAATTGGTACGGAAAGACGAATAGCCTCAGGCGTTTCTTCGCGTTGGGCTTTATATTTCTCGTAAGCTTCGTGTCTGAAAGTTGGTCCGGAAGGGTCAAAAGCGACTCCAATATGTGTGGGATTTTCCTTTTTCAACAGCTCCTCAAGTGTATTTACAAAGCCTAATATTGCGGATGTATTAAAGCCTTTTGAGTTAATTCTTGGGCTTTTAATAAATGCGTAATATGCTCTGTATATGAGTGCATAAGCGTCTAAAAGGAACAATTTGTCTTTCTGATTCATAATAAATTGAATTTTTCTTTGGTAAAAGTACAAAAAAATACCATATTAATGGTTTTATTATTACTTTTGTGGCTAAATCGTATTTTGTATGGACAAATTATCTCAGATTAAGTCTCCTGTTATTTCAGATCTGGAGCAATTTAAAGAGCTCTTTAATAGTTCATTGGATAATTCAAACCCGCTGTTACAAGAGGTTCTTTCTCATATTAAGCAACGGGGAGGGAAGATGATGCGTCCTATTTTAGTGCTTCTTATTGCCCGTTTATTGGGAAAGGTTTCTCAGTCTACACTGCACTCTGCTGTATCTTTGGAGCTACTTCACACAGCCAGTTTGGTGCATGATGATGTGGTTGATGAAAGCTCGGAGCGCCGTGGACAAGCCTCTGTGAATGCTTTATATAACAATAAAGTGTCTATTTTGGTGGGCGATTATTTACTTGCTACGTGTCTTTTTCAAGCTGCTTATTCAGGTAATAATGAGATTATAAAGGTTGTTTCGCGTTTAGGACAGGACTTGTCTGAAGGAGAGCTTTTACAGCTTACCAATGTTAGTAATACTGAGATTACTGAGTCTGTGTACTTTGATGTTATCCGGAAAAAGACCGCTGCTTTGTTTGCTGCCTGCACTCATACCGCTGCATTAGCTGCAGGAGTTTCTCCAGAAACTGTAGAATTTGCCCATCTATTTGGTGAATATATTGGTATTTGCTTTCAGATTAAAGACGATATTTTTGATTATTACGAAGACACTGAGGTAGGCAAACCCACCGGAAATGATATGCGCGAAGGCAAATTAACGCTTCCTGCAATTTTTGCTATAAATACGGCTGAAAGCGAAGAAGGGAAGGAGCTTGCAGTGAAGATTAAATCGGGTGGTGCAACTGATGATGAGATAAAGCGCCTGATAGATTTCTCAAAGGAAAACGGAGGTATAGAATATGCTACTAAAGTGATGTTTGAATACCATGCAAAGGCGCTTCAATTACTCGAGGATTTTCCTGATTCAGACATTAAGCAATCACTCGTTTCCTATTTGGATTACGTGGTTGACCGAAAGAAATAAGGTAAATCTTGCTGGAAGTTAAGCCTTTCTTTCCTTTAATCTTTGAGATAAAGTGTAGACATTAACCAAAAAAAGCGTAGAGCTTACTTATATTAAGTGTAGACCTTTTGTCTGATCTTTCGCCTGTAACTGGCTTAATTGTATAGTTGTTTTTATTTAACTTTATATATAAAATCCCCTGAGTTTCTTCTTTTAATGGAAGATAATCAGGGGATTCCTTTTTGCTGGTTACTAATACTAGGCTTTAAAAAAGCTTTGTTTCTTTGGGTTTAGAAGAACTTTATATCTTCTCCTTTGATATCGGATAACAGTAGATTGGCAAGGCGGCTTGTTCCTAAACGGAAGAGCTCATTAGTTAGCCATTCTTTGCCCAGAACTTCTTTAACGATGCTGTAATATACAAGGGCATCATTTACGGTATTAAGGCCTCCAGCAGGCTTAAAACCTATTTTGTTGCCTGTTTCTTCGTAGTATTCCTTGATAGCTTGACACATTACATAAGCAGCCTCTGGCGTTGCGGCAGGTTGTTGTTTGCCGGTGGATGTTTTAATGAAATCGGCACCTGCATAGATGGATAAGATAGAGGCCTTTTTGATATTGGAAGCACTGCCCAGCGCTCCGGTTTCAAGAATAACTTTCAGGTGATTTTCCTTGCAAGTATCCTTTATTTCCTGAATTTCGTCGCACATTGTTTCATAGTCACCGCTGAGGAATTTACCAACAGAAATAACAATATCAATCTCATTTGCGCCTTCCATCAAAGCCATTGCGGTCTCGGCAATCTTAACTTCAATAAAGGTTTGTGAAGAAGGAAAGCCTGCGCTTACGGCAGCTATCTTAACGTTGTCAGCTTCTAAAGTGTCGCTCACAACTTGTGCCATATTAGGGTACACACAGATGGCGGCAACATTGTCAATGTCTCCGTATTCATCAGCAAACTTATTGACTTTCTCAGTGAATTTCATCACGCTTTCTTCATTGTCTGTAGTGTTAAGTGTAGTCAGATCAATGCAGTGAAAAAGGAATTTCTTTACGTCTTCAGTGTTGTTTTCAGGCACTCTTTTTTCGATTATTGCAGCAACTTTTGCCTTAATATCATCGTCGTTAATGTCAGTATTATACTTGCCTAAAGCTATTTCATACTTAGTTCTTTGTTCTTCGCTATTTTCCATTACTTGTCAGTTTAGGATTGTTTATATGTCTTTCGTTATCTCTTTTTGTTTTCTTTTCGAGGTTCTTTTTAAAAGCTTCTGTAAGGTCTACGCCAGTTTGGTTTGCCAGACAAAGAAGTACCCAAAGTACATCCGTCATTTCATCGGCCAGGTTGCATTCTTCCCCCTCTTTAAAAGACTGATCTCCGTATTTCCTGGCAATGACCCGCGCTAGTTCACCCACCTCTTCGGTTAGAATTGCCATGTTGGTCAACTCGCTAAAGTAGCGCACTCCGTATGTTTTTATCCAGCTATCGACCTCTTTTTGTGCTTCTTCCAGAGTCATTATTCCTTGTTTTTAGTGTCCATGCAGATTGTTACCGGACCGTTATTTAAAAGCTCCACTTTCATGTCGGCACCAAACTCACCGGTTCCCACTTCCTTTCCCAGAGCAATGCTTAATTCATTGCAGAAAGTCTCGTAAAGAGGCACGGAGATCTCGTGTTTTGCCGCCTTTATGTAGGAGGGGCGATTCCCTTTCTTGGTAGATGCATGAAGTGTGAACTGGCTGATAACAAGGATTTCTCCGTTCAAATCCAGCACAGATTTATTCATCACTCCGTTTTCATCGTCAAAAATCCTCAGATTAACGATTTTTTTGCATAGCCATTCTATGTCTTCTTGCCC
Encoded here:
- a CDS encoding polyprenyl synthetase family protein → MDKLSQIKSPVISDLEQFKELFNSSLDNSNPLLQEVLSHIKQRGGKMMRPILVLLIARLLGKVSQSTLHSAVSLELLHTASLVHDDVVDESSERRGQASVNALYNNKVSILVGDYLLATCLFQAAYSGNNEIIKVVSRLGQDLSEGELLQLTNVSNTEITESVYFDVIRKKTAALFAACTHTAALAAGVSPETVEFAHLFGEYIGICFQIKDDIFDYYEDTEVGKPTGNDMREGKLTLPAIFAINTAESEEGKELAVKIKSGGATDDEIKRLIDFSKENGGIEYATKVMFEYHAKALQLLEDFPDSDIKQSLVSYLDYVVDRKK
- the polA gene encoding DNA polymerase I; this encodes MNQKDKLFLLDAYALIYRAYYAFIKSPRINSKGFNTSAILGFVNTLEELLKKENPTHIGVAFDPSGPTFRHEAYEKYKAQREETPEAIRLSVPIIKDIIRAYRIPILEVSGYEADDVIGTLATEAGKQGITTYMMTPDKDYGQLVSDNVFMYRPKYGDKEFEVLGVEQVKAKYDISSPAQVIDMLGLMGDASDNIPGCPGVGEKTALKLIAEFGSIENLLEHTEQLKGALKTKVETNKEMITFSKFLATIKIDVPIELKMDELVREEPNEEELRKIFEDLEFRNLMERIFKTEKKQVKVIPQQGDLFAIFTPDGQVEEKYSNLTGLETLDYDYQLIDNEEKRRIFIQNMMTHNIISLDTETTGTDPISAELVGMSFSVAENQAYYIPVPPQREEALKIVNELRPVFENEKSLKVGQNIKYDMLVLQNYGIEVKGKLFDTMVAHYVLQPELRHGMDYLAEIYLNYQTIHIDELIGAKGKNQLNMRDLSPEKVYKYACEDADVTLKLKNILEKELKENGIEDLFYNIEMPLVLLAYIERNGMKLDLEALKQTSEDFTARMNEIEKDIFSLAGMEFNISSPKQVGEVLFEKLKVVEKAKKTKTGQYSTSEDVLESLRTKHPVVEKILEYRGLKKLLSTYIDSLPQLINPQSGKIHTSFNQTVTATGRLSSSNPNLQNIPIRDEDGKEIRKAFIPDEGCTFFSADYSQIELRIMAHLSEDKNMIDAFLSGYDIHAATAAKVYKIDISEVTKDMRRKAKTANFGIIYGISVFGLAERMAVDRKEAKELIDGYFETYPKVKEYMDKSIEVAKKNGYVETIFHRKRYLQDINSRNAVVRGYAERNAINAPIQGSAADIIKVAMVNIYNRFKKENVQAKMILQVHDELNFSVPFNEKELVEKIVIEEMERAYKMHVPLKADCGWGKNWLEAH
- the dtd gene encoding D-aminoacyl-tRNA deacylase, producing MRAVIQRVSHASVTINGTCKSAIKEGLLVLAGIEEADGQEDIEWLCKKIVNLRIFDDENGVMNKSVLDLNGEILVISQFTLHASTKKGNRPSYIKAAKHEISVPLYETFCNELSIALGKEVGTGEFGADMKVELLNNGPVTICMDTKNKE
- the deoC gene encoding deoxyribose-phosphate aldolase, which produces MENSEEQRTKYEIALGKYNTDINDDDIKAKVAAIIEKRVPENNTEDVKKFLFHCIDLTTLNTTDNEESVMKFTEKVNKFADEYGDIDNVAAICVYPNMAQVVSDTLEADNVKIAAVSAGFPSSQTFIEVKIAETAMALMEGANEIDIVISVGKFLSGDYETMCDEIQEIKDTCKENHLKVILETGALGSASNIKKASILSIYAGADFIKTSTGKQQPAATPEAAYVMCQAIKEYYEETGNKIGFKPAGGLNTVNDALVYYSIVKEVLGKEWLTNELFRLGTSRLANLLLSDIKGEDIKFF
- a CDS encoding nucleotide pyrophosphohydrolase — its product is MTLEEAQKEVDSWIKTYGVRYFSELTNMAILTEEVGELARVIARKYGDQSFKEGEECNLADEMTDVLWVLLCLANQTGVDLTEAFKKNLEKKTKRDNERHINNPKLTSNGK